A single region of the Deltaproteobacteria bacterium genome encodes:
- a CDS encoding GTP-binding protein yields MDRTPVTILTGFLGSGKTTLLNRILTERHGQRIAVIENEYGEIGVDQGLVIDADEEIFEMNNGCICCTVRGDLIRILGNLAKRRDKFDHVLLETTGLADPGPVAQTFFMDDEVREQFWLDGIVTLVDAKHVAQQLGRSRECEEQVAFADVVLLNKTDLVMPRELDTLETRIRAMNGMARIFRTRNAEIAVERVLSIGGFDLDGALAKRPTFLEPEYPFEWSGVYALPAGRATLELAEGPDPTMSIRVTPVVHWDEASLREAADEAMRAFSEPARRVAPGGTIRATGEHASAVLEGPGVKHFGLALEEPAHVAVFTEHFPEEFSMRIALPDGASAVPVAERRWALQHEHDEAVSSIAIEADGDVRPDKFDAWIGDLLRTHGVNLFRMKGFLAFTGDERRYVFQGVHMLFEAKPERAWGRKPRRNQLVFIGRDLPRAEIETGFRACLA; encoded by the coding sequence ATGGATAGGACGCCCGTAACGATCCTCACCGGATTTCTTGGCTCCGGGAAGACGACGCTGCTGAATCGAATCCTCACCGAACGACACGGCCAACGGATCGCCGTGATCGAGAATGAGTACGGCGAGATCGGCGTCGACCAAGGGCTCGTGATCGACGCCGACGAAGAAATCTTCGAGATGAACAACGGCTGCATCTGCTGCACGGTGCGGGGGGACCTGATCCGCATCCTCGGCAACCTCGCGAAGCGCCGCGACAAGTTCGACCACGTGCTGCTCGAGACCACCGGCCTCGCCGACCCGGGTCCCGTGGCGCAGACCTTCTTCATGGACGACGAGGTCCGTGAGCAGTTCTGGCTCGACGGAATCGTCACGCTCGTCGACGCCAAGCATGTCGCCCAACAACTCGGGCGAAGCCGCGAGTGCGAAGAGCAGGTCGCCTTCGCGGACGTCGTTCTGCTCAACAAGACGGACCTCGTGATGCCGCGCGAGCTCGACACGCTCGAAACGCGGATCCGCGCGATGAACGGCATGGCGAGAATCTTCCGCACGCGGAACGCCGAGATCGCAGTCGAGCGTGTGCTCTCGATCGGCGGCTTCGATCTCGACGGCGCGCTGGCGAAGCGACCAACCTTCCTCGAACCGGAGTACCCGTTCGAGTGGAGCGGCGTCTACGCCCTGCCGGCCGGACGCGCGACGCTCGAGCTCGCCGAGGGGCCCGACCCAACCATGTCGATCCGTGTGACGCCCGTGGTCCACTGGGACGAGGCGTCCTTGCGCGAGGCCGCAGACGAGGCGATGCGCGCCTTCTCGGAGCCGGCGCGGCGCGTCGCGCCCGGCGGGACCATTCGTGCGACGGGGGAGCACGCGTCCGCCGTGCTCGAGGGCCCTGGCGTCAAACACTTCGGGCTCGCGCTCGAGGAGCCGGCGCACGTCGCCGTCTTCACCGAGCACTTCCCCGAAGAGTTCTCGATGCGCATCGCGCTGCCGGACGGTGCGAGCGCTGTCCCGGTCGCCGAGCGGCGCTGGGCGCTGCAGCACGAGCACGACGAGGCCGTCTCGTCGATCGCGATCGAGGCCGACGGCGACGTGCGCCCGGACAAGTTCGACGCGTGGATCGGCGACCTGCTGCGCACTCACGGCGTGAATCTCTTTCGCATGAAGGGCTTCCTCGCCTTCACCGGCGACGAGCGCCGCTACGTGTTCCAGGGCGTACACATGCTCTTCGAGGCGAAGCCGGAACGCGCCTGGGGCCGCAAGCCGCGCCGCAACCAGCTCGTGTTCATCGGGCGCGATCTGCCGCGCGCCGAGATCGAGACTGGCTTCCGGGCCTGTCTCGCGTGA
- a CDS encoding nitrate reductase, producing the protein MLRNGADDARARIALVRAIKAWTAAHAQLADDDTVLVIELACREPGCPPLETVIAVSRSGARPDRRSIHKPLAEVVEADVRALFEKKERPDG; encoded by the coding sequence ATGCTGCGTAACGGCGCTGACGACGCGCGCGCCCGGATCGCGCTCGTGCGCGCGATCAAGGCGTGGACGGCTGCACACGCTCAGCTCGCCGACGACGACACGGTGTTGGTGATCGAGCTCGCATGCCGCGAGCCGGGCTGCCCGCCGCTCGAGACGGTGATCGCGGTCTCGCGCTCCGGAGCGCGGCCGGACCGCCGCTCGATCCACAAACCGCTCGCGGAGGTCGTCGAGGCCGACGTGCGCGCGCTCTTCGAGAAAAAGGAGCGCCCCGATGGATAG
- a CDS encoding energy-coupling factor ABC transporter permease yields the protein MHLAEGTLPLAHAALWTAVAAVPLTWSLAGERHAAPPDERALTATATAVIFAASLFPIPVPVAGASSHICLTPLFALMVGVRRVVWPTACVLAAHALFFAHGGLTTLGANLLTLGVIGPVSALALFALLRACRVPAFPAVAASCAIADLCVYVGDAALLAFGLARSVAPAQTFTAVLLGFAPTQIPLAVLEGALSAYALRALAARDRVPARLRLGRSAAAAFAVVALTGCAVTGIDESVFAATAERAGQPARASLLDLSGSELGLAATIALLFGAGFVTGRFVQASQQRDDAR from the coding sequence TTGCATCTCGCTGAAGGCACCCTCCCCCTCGCGCACGCCGCGCTTTGGACGGCCGTGGCGGCGGTCCCGCTCACCTGGAGCCTGGCGGGCGAGCGGCACGCTGCTCCCCCGGATGAACGCGCTCTCACTGCGACCGCGACCGCAGTGATCTTCGCGGCGTCTCTGTTCCCGATTCCGGTGCCGGTCGCAGGGGCGAGCTCGCACATCTGCTTGACGCCGCTGTTCGCCCTGATGGTCGGCGTGCGGCGCGTCGTCTGGCCGACTGCGTGCGTGCTCGCGGCCCATGCACTGTTCTTCGCGCACGGCGGGCTGACCACACTCGGCGCCAACTTGCTCACGCTCGGCGTGATCGGGCCGGTCTCGGCGCTCGCATTGTTCGCGCTGCTGCGCGCCTGTCGGGTGCCCGCGTTCCCCGCGGTCGCGGCCAGCTGTGCGATCGCAGACCTGTGCGTCTACGTCGGGGATGCAGCCCTGCTCGCGTTCGGCCTCGCGCGCTCCGTCGCACCGGCCCAGACCTTCACCGCCGTGCTGCTCGGCTTTGCCCCGACCCAGATCCCACTCGCGGTGCTCGAGGGCGCGCTGTCCGCGTATGCGCTCCGCGCGCTGGCGGCGCGGGACCGCGTCCCGGCCCGTCTCCGGCTCGGGCGATCGGCAGCGGCCGCGTTCGCCGTGGTGGCGCTGACCGGCTGCGCAGTGACCGGGATCGACGAGAGCGTGTTCGCAGCCACCGCGGAGCGGGCGGGTCAGCCGGCGCGTGCTTCGCTGCTCGACCTGAGCGGGAGCGAGCTCGGACTCGCCGCGACGATCGCGCTGCTGTTCGGCGCCGGCTTCGTCACGGGCCGCTTCGTGCAAGCGTCGCAGCAGCGTGATGATGCGCGTTGA
- a CDS encoding MFS transporter: protein MALLNTTLPVLLRRAGASLEEIGWLSLAFLPWAFKFAWAPLVDRFGSERFGRYRSWVITLLPSVAALVCALGAADVSDVIARDRALGIGFLVLLTTLCATVDTAAHGLAVVVLESHERGDGNAALNAGQMAGNLLGGGVAVVGVGLWGWSATCYGVAALYAIPFLLAARASEPDSLARLPRARLADFAAIGRGWEMRRWLVWLAGFGLGYGLFGVPYQGALVDAGLDLTQIGLVYGVCSSAAGIGGAGAAGAWMRGRPRERAFRAAGAVFALSLAPGLATFASGAPAPSALVACIAAAHFGVAFSTTTLYAMMMDRARGSTAGTDFTAQYSVLQIAGFASWGAGGVLAERWTSVAPIALAIGVVPLLWLASWRLRFGDARR, encoded by the coding sequence ATGGCGCTGCTCAACACCACGCTGCCCGTGCTGCTGCGCCGTGCGGGAGCCTCGCTCGAAGAGATCGGCTGGCTCTCGCTCGCCTTCCTCCCGTGGGCCTTCAAGTTCGCGTGGGCGCCGCTCGTCGATCGCTTCGGAAGCGAGCGGTTCGGTCGCTACCGGAGCTGGGTGATCACGCTGCTGCCCAGTGTTGCGGCCCTCGTGTGCGCACTCGGCGCAGCCGACGTCTCCGACGTGATCGCCCGAGATCGCGCGCTCGGGATCGGCTTCCTCGTCCTTCTGACGACGCTCTGCGCCACGGTCGATACGGCGGCTCACGGTCTCGCGGTCGTGGTGCTCGAGTCACACGAGCGAGGCGACGGCAACGCGGCGCTGAATGCAGGGCAGATGGCGGGAAACCTTCTCGGCGGAGGCGTGGCCGTGGTGGGGGTCGGACTGTGGGGCTGGAGCGCGACTTGTTATGGGGTCGCGGCCCTCTACGCGATTCCGTTTCTCCTTGCGGCACGAGCTTCGGAGCCCGATTCGCTGGCGCGCCTCCCCCGCGCGCGCCTCGCAGACTTCGCTGCGATCGGCCGGGGCTGGGAGATGCGCCGCTGGCTCGTGTGGCTTGCGGGCTTCGGTCTTGGTTACGGGCTGTTCGGCGTTCCCTACCAGGGCGCGCTCGTCGACGCGGGCTTGGATCTCACGCAGATCGGCCTCGTGTACGGCGTCTGTTCGAGCGCGGCAGGGATCGGCGGGGCGGGGGCGGCGGGGGCATGGATGCGGGGCCGTCCGCGCGAGCGGGCGTTCCGCGCCGCGGGTGCCGTGTTCGCGCTCTCGCTAGCGCCGGGCCTTGCCACGTTCGCGAGCGGAGCGCCCGCTCCATCCGCGCTCGTCGCCTGCATCGCCGCCGCCCACTTCGGTGTCGCTTTCTCCACCACGACGCTCTACGCGATGATGATGGATCGCGCGCGTGGCTCGACCGCGGGGACCGACTTCACCGCGCAGTACTCGGTGCTGCAGATTGCTGGCTTTGCGAGCTGGGGCGCCGGCGGTGTGCTTGCGGAGCGCTGGACCTCCGTCGCGCCGATCGCGCTCGCGATCGGCGTCGTTCCGCTGCTCTGGCTCGCGTCGTGGCGCCTGCGCTTCGGAGATGCGCGACGCTGA
- a CDS encoding ABC transporter ATP-binding protein yields the protein MMMRVERLGVRAAAARFTALLVALLANAALADLAPIVALGCCGVVACAVEGGRRALGRAVWVAPPAAAALLGHWALGATSELALVAARIVCGGAWAAWFAATTPWRDFRALVSALGAPLPVLDSIDRSVLHARVLEAEWRARQCAVRARLGRASAPLGALGSLIGNGLAGAIERGERAAECAQLRGKGGAATPCLGGDTLALVGVSLAGRAARPLLEEICFRAGECEWIALVGDSGSGKTTLLRAIAGLDAIASGALHRFGHVLDARSRLADRLDPRVGFLFQNPDDQLLAPTVSDDVAWGLLQRGVSAGAAHARALAELDALALSALAGRSPYSLSFGERRRVALAGLLATDPELLLLDEPTAGIDRRAQARVVERLRELSRARPLTIVWTAHETASLPNEITRVVHLEDGRTWLAERDAPRAIDAA from the coding sequence GTGATGATGCGCGTTGAGCGGCTCGGCGTGCGCGCCGCGGCCGCGCGCTTCACCGCGCTACTCGTCGCGCTGCTCGCGAACGCGGCGCTCGCCGATCTCGCGCCGATCGTCGCCCTCGGATGCTGCGGCGTCGTTGCATGCGCGGTAGAGGGTGGCCGCCGCGCGCTCGGTCGCGCGGTGTGGGTCGCGCCGCCAGCCGCCGCGGCGCTGCTGGGTCACTGGGCGCTCGGCGCCACCTCGGAGCTCGCGCTGGTGGCGGCGCGCATAGTGTGCGGAGGCGCGTGGGCGGCTTGGTTCGCGGCGACGACGCCGTGGCGAGATTTCCGCGCACTCGTGAGCGCGCTCGGGGCGCCGCTCCCGGTCCTCGACTCGATCGACCGCTCGGTGCTTCACGCCCGCGTGCTCGAAGCGGAATGGCGCGCGCGTCAATGCGCCGTCCGCGCGCGACTCGGCCGCGCGAGCGCGCCGCTCGGCGCACTCGGCTCCTTGATCGGAAACGGGCTCGCGGGTGCGATCGAACGCGGCGAGCGCGCCGCCGAGTGTGCGCAGCTCCGCGGGAAGGGCGGCGCCGCGACGCCGTGCTTGGGCGGAGACACGCTCGCGCTCGTCGGGGTGAGTCTCGCGGGACGCGCGGCGCGGCCCCTGCTCGAAGAGATCTGCTTTCGCGCCGGCGAGTGCGAGTGGATCGCACTCGTTGGCGACAGCGGATCGGGCAAGACGACGCTGCTTCGCGCGATCGCTGGCCTCGACGCGATCGCGAGCGGTGCGCTCCACCGCTTCGGACACGTGCTCGACGCGCGCTCGCGGCTCGCAGACCGGCTCGATCCACGCGTCGGCTTTCTGTTCCAGAACCCGGATGACCAGCTGCTCGCGCCGACCGTCAGCGACGACGTCGCGTGGGGGCTGCTGCAGCGCGGCGTCTCCGCCGGAGCGGCACACGCACGCGCGCTCGCGGAGCTCGACGCGCTCGCGCTCTCCGCGCTCGCCGGCCGCTCCCCCTACTCGCTTAGCTTCGGCGAGCGGCGGCGCGTCGCACTCGCCGGACTGCTCGCGACAGATCCCGAGCTGCTGCTGCTCGACGAACCCACCGCCGGCATCGATCGGCGCGCGCAGGCGCGCGTCGTCGAGCGGCTGCGTGAGCTCTCGCGCGCGCGTCCGCTCACGATCGTCTGGACCGCACACGAGACGGCGAGCCTTCCCAACGAGATCACCCGCGTCGTTCATCTCGAGGACGGGCGCACGTGGCTCGCCGAGCGCGACGCGCCCAGAGCGATCGATGCTGCGTAA
- a CDS encoding TonB-dependent receptor gives MSISAYRKTESDGSGGDFTSSPFVKQGYARRNRQLSQELRVHREGTRGDWVLGLYAFGYDEERVDFFGFTELTPADTFFPGQPELPAGYQEQSIPDIEARSASLFSDGTLRVGERWELTAGLRVSWDRRWIRYDHAGTLPGFSFFAPTLRFTDSFEETTVTPRVAVRYAANDALSLYATIARGQKAAGFNPSFAFSSDLLYDKESAWSYEIGAKGMALDGAIDFALSAFYFDWRDKQAYYYNGFFVTIQNAPKARSYGAELELAWRASERLSIGAQLGWLRANFVRFENAGDSSTGSPVDASGFRLPLAPRFSGNVFAEYVLPLPREISLRGRLAYDFRSSFTFDVLERSRTEAVGLLGATLALERGRFELSFAAENLVDERYLAYAYSTDRGLPAEPRTFRGSLRVRF, from the coding sequence GTGAGCATTTCCGCCTACCGCAAGACCGAGTCCGACGGCAGCGGCGGCGACTTCACCTCGTCGCCGTTCGTGAAGCAGGGCTACGCGCGTCGCAATCGTCAGCTGTCCCAAGAGCTTCGCGTGCATCGCGAAGGCACTCGTGGGGACTGGGTGCTTGGCCTCTACGCCTTCGGCTACGACGAAGAGCGTGTCGACTTTTTCGGCTTCACGGAGCTGACCCCCGCGGACACCTTCTTTCCCGGACAACCGGAGCTGCCGGCCGGTTATCAGGAGCAGTCGATTCCGGACATCGAGGCGCGCAGTGCATCGCTGTTCTCCGACGGCACTCTGCGCGTCGGCGAGCGCTGGGAGCTGACGGCCGGCCTCCGAGTGAGCTGGGACAGGCGCTGGATCCGCTACGACCACGCCGGGACGCTGCCGGGCTTCTCGTTCTTCGCACCGACGCTGCGCTTCACAGACTCGTTCGAGGAGACGACCGTCACGCCGCGGGTCGCCGTGCGCTACGCGGCCAACGACGCACTGAGCCTGTACGCAACGATTGCCCGCGGCCAGAAGGCGGCAGGCTTCAATCCGAGCTTCGCGTTCTCGTCGGACCTGCTTTACGACAAGGAGTCGGCGTGGAGCTACGAGATCGGCGCCAAGGGGATGGCGCTCGATGGCGCGATCGACTTCGCGCTGTCCGCGTTCTACTTCGATTGGCGCGACAAGCAGGCCTACTACTACAACGGCTTCTTCGTGACGATTCAGAACGCGCCGAAGGCGCGGTCCTACGGCGCAGAGCTCGAGCTCGCGTGGCGGGCGAGCGAGCGGTTGAGCATCGGCGCCCAACTCGGCTGGCTGCGAGCGAACTTCGTGCGTTTCGAGAACGCGGGCGACTCGAGCACGGGGTCGCCGGTGGACGCGAGCGGCTTCCGGCTGCCGCTCGCACCGCGCTTCAGCGGCAACGTCTTCGCGGAGTACGTGCTGCCCCTACCGCGCGAGATCTCGCTGCGCGGTCGCCTCGCCTACGACTTCCGATCGTCGTTCACCTTCGACGTGCTCGAGCGCTCGCGAACCGAAGCGGTGGGGCTGCTCGGCGCGACGCTTGCGCTCGAGCGAGGTCGCTTCGAGCTGTCGTTCGCGGCCGAGAATCTCGTCGACGAGCGCTACCTCGCGTACGCCTACTCGACCGATCGCGGGCTTCCTGCGGAGCCGCGGACGTTCCGCGGCAGCTTGCGCGTGCGCTTCTGA
- a CDS encoding class I SAM-dependent methyltransferase, which translates to MATYDGEWAANYARRADAAIPGREGLYRLCRAFLTQLPPRSDVLVVGAGTGEELFALARSLPDARFVAIEPAEPMLAHCAHRVADEGLGERIALRAETLDAFVPTRAFDAATSILVSQHVVPDDAAAAFFGKLAALLRPGGLLFTADAHVAAGQDRQLLLASWRRQAVMSGIEPTLADGMLARIGVDPALRDEARIVALLEGAGFEEVQKVFGSLIYGAWSARRR; encoded by the coding sequence ATGGCGACTTACGACGGCGAATGGGCAGCGAACTACGCGCGGCGCGCCGACGCGGCGATCCCCGGACGCGAGGGGCTCTACCGCCTCTGCCGCGCGTTCCTCACGCAACTGCCTCCGCGGTCCGACGTGCTCGTGGTCGGCGCCGGAACGGGTGAAGAGCTGTTTGCGCTCGCGCGCTCGCTTCCGGACGCACGCTTCGTCGCGATCGAGCCCGCTGAGCCGATGCTCGCGCACTGCGCGCACCGGGTTGCGGACGAAGGCTTGGGCGAGCGCATCGCGCTCCGGGCCGAGACGCTCGACGCCTTTGTGCCGACCCGCGCGTTCGACGCCGCTACGTCAATCCTCGTGTCGCAGCACGTCGTGCCCGACGATGCGGCTGCCGCGTTCTTCGGGAAGCTCGCCGCGTTGCTGCGCCCGGGGGGCCTGCTTTTCACCGCAGACGCGCATGTCGCGGCGGGCCAGGACCGGCAGCTCCTCCTCGCTTCGTGGCGGCGCCAGGCGGTGATGTCCGGCATCGAGCCCACGCTCGCCGACGGCATGCTCGCGCGCATCGGCGTCGATCCCGCCCTGCGCGACGAAGCGCGCATCGTCGCGCTCCTCGAGGGCGCCGGCTTCGAGGAGGTGCAGAAGGTGTTCGGCTCGCTGATCTACGGCGCGTGGTCGGCGCGAAGGCGCTGA
- a CDS encoding LLM class flavin-dependent oxidoreductase codes for MSLSFGLFVNCGAPEGRDDAGVLDLAVAQADHAERLGYDQVWLTEHHFIRFGINPSALAFAGYLLGRTQRIRVGTAVTLAPLYHPLQLAEQAALLDQLSNGRFDFGLGRGGYRRDFEEFEIDSARWGIEVERTLSALERAWAPGSDVLPRPRTQPFPPLYVASTTPASLDRAARIGAPLLHYFATPLDARAKVEAAYREAARAAEAPPQRGPHVHSFVCAVSDDAPATRAAIRDYLTRSFRDGDHPHVGGAASRGRHGPEGAPRDNAALANGVADAALIGTPAELVRAFETLRDEHGVRNAALYVEPCGERSAVLETVSRFATEVMPRLSASQRLRADHAP; via the coding sequence ATGTCCCTCTCATTCGGGTTGTTCGTCAACTGCGGGGCACCCGAAGGACGAGACGACGCCGGCGTGCTCGATCTCGCCGTCGCGCAGGCGGATCACGCGGAGCGGCTCGGCTACGACCAGGTGTGGCTCACCGAGCACCACTTCATCCGCTTCGGGATCAATCCCTCGGCGCTCGCGTTCGCCGGGTACCTGCTGGGGAGGACGCAGCGGATCCGCGTCGGCACTGCCGTGACGCTCGCGCCGCTCTACCACCCGCTCCAACTCGCCGAGCAGGCAGCGCTGCTCGACCAGCTATCGAATGGCCGCTTTGACTTCGGGCTTGGGCGAGGCGGTTATCGACGCGACTTCGAGGAGTTCGAGATCGACTCGGCGCGCTGGGGCATCGAGGTCGAGAGGACTCTCAGCGCGCTCGAACGCGCCTGGGCGCCCGGTTCCGACGTTCTGCCTCGCCCGCGAACGCAGCCGTTCCCGCCGCTCTACGTGGCGAGCACGACGCCCGCTTCGCTCGACCGAGCCGCGCGTATCGGAGCGCCGCTACTCCACTACTTCGCGACACCGCTCGACGCGCGCGCGAAGGTCGAGGCCGCGTACCGCGAAGCGGCGCGAGCCGCGGAGGCTCCGCCGCAGCGCGGGCCGCACGTGCACAGCTTCGTATGCGCCGTCAGCGACGACGCGCCCGCAACGCGCGCTGCGATACGCGACTACCTCACGCGCTCCTTCCGAGACGGAGACCATCCGCACGTCGGCGGCGCGGCGAGCCGCGGACGCCACGGCCCCGAAGGAGCGCCGCGCGACAATGCCGCGCTCGCGAACGGCGTCGCCGACGCTGCGCTGATCGGGACCCCGGCCGAGCTCGTCCGCGCATTCGAGACGCTTCGCGACGAGCACGGCGTTCGCAACGCGGCGCTCTACGTGGAGCCGTGCGGGGAGCGCAGCGCCGTACTCGAGACCGTGTCGCGTTTCGCAACGGAGGTGATGCCGCGGCTGAGCGCGAGTCAGCGCCTTCGCGCCGACCACGCGCCGTAG